Part of the Pseudodesulfovibrio hydrargyri genome is shown below.
GGGCATCGACGGGGCGTACCGCTTCCTGTCCCGCCTGTGGCGGCTGGTGGAGGAACTGGAGGACGTGCTCACGCCCATGGCCCCGGCCTCCCACGGCAAGCCCGCGAGCGAGGCGGCCAAGTCGCTGCGCTTCAAGGAGCACGACACCATCCGCCGGGCCACCCGCGACATCGAGAACGAGTTTCAGTTCAACACGGTCATCGCGGCCATCATGGAGCTGGTCAACGAGCTCTACCAGGTCAAGGACGAACTGAAGGAAAACGATCCCTCGGCCCTGTCCTCGGCCATCGCCACGGCCGTGACCCTGCTCTCCCCGGTGGCCCCGCACATCTGCGAGGAACTGTGGGCCGCACTGGGTCACACCGTCCACCTGACCGGCCAGCCCTGGCCCGCCTATGACGAAAAGGCCCTGGTCCTCGACGAGGTGACCATGGTCGTCCAGGTCAACGGCAAGGTGCGCGGCAAGTTCGAGGCCCCGAACAACGCGCCCAAGGACGCGGTCGAAAAGCTGGCCATGGACCTGGAAAACGTCCAGAAGTTCATGGAAGGCAAAACCGTGCGCAAGGTCATCGTCATCCCCAACAAGCTGGTCAACATCGTGGTTGGCTAGACCGGGTACACATTGAAATGAAAAAGGCCGGGAGGTTCAACCTCCCGGCCTTTTGTTCTTTTGGATTGTCCGCAGGCGAAAAGGCGCACGCCCTCCTCGTCCGCCTCAGTTCCGCGGCTCGAAACGGAAATCCTTTGCCATGACAACCTTGCAGAAACGCCGGTCCAGGGTCTTGTTGTGGTGGGCCACGATCTGTTCGCCGGTGAGCACGCCGTTGTCGTAGGAGGTGTGGCCGTCGCCCACCAGCACGGACTCGTAGCCGTGGGCCAGGGCGCTGCGCACGGTGGTGTCCACGCAGCATTCGGTCTGCAGGCCGCAGAAGACCAGCTTTTTCGCGCCCAGGCTGTCCAAAATGGCCGTGAAATCGGTGTTCCAGAACGCGTCGTAGGAATGCTTGCGCGACACGGTGTCGCCCGGCCGCGGCGCGATGGCCGGATGGAAGAGCCAGTTGTGGCTGTCGGCCTCGAACTCGCTGCCCGCGCCCCTGGTGGTGTGCTGGACGTAGTGGACGGGCACGCCGCTTTCGCGGGCCGAAGCGATGAGCCCGGCAATGGTTTCAAGCACCCGTTCGCCTTCGAACGGGGGCATGCCCGGGGTCTCGAACATGATGTTCTGGACGTCGATGACGACAAGGACGGTCTCGGACATTTTCCCTCCGTGTTGCGGTGGATTGCCAAACCCCGTATTTCGACCATTCCGGCGGCTGCGTCAACCTCGGACGCCGGATCATTCCGCCGACCCGCTGGACCTTTGCGACGAATCCCTTTATCGTTTCTCATCACTGAACACCTGGAGTCTCTGATGTTCCTGCTTCGACATACGGCCCTTTTCCTGTTCCTCGCCCTGCTGGCCGGATGCGGCTATTCCTTTGGCGAAGGCGGCACCTCCGTGCTCAAGCCGCAATACCGTACCCTGGCCGTGGACGAGGTCCTGAACCCGACCACCCAGCCCTGGCTCGAATCGCGCCTGCGCAAGCTCTTGCGCGACGAGTTGCACAACCGGGGGACCAT
Proteins encoded:
- a CDS encoding cysteine hydrolase family protein; the protein is MSETVLVVIDVQNIMFETPGMPPFEGERVLETIAGLIASARESGVPVHYVQHTTRGAGSEFEADSHNWLFHPAIAPRPGDTVSRKHSYDAFWNTDFTAILDSLGAKKLVFCGLQTECCVDTTVRSALAHGYESVLVGDGHTSYDNGVLTGEQIVAHHNKTLDRRFCKVVMAKDFRFEPRN